Within the Echinicola sp. 20G genome, the region CACCCCAGCTAATAGACCTTCAGAACCTTGATTTACCCTGTTGCGCGTAAATTGATTGGTATAGGTAGCTTTTGCGTCCAAAGAAAGTTTGCTGGAAAGCTTAGCTGTAGCTCTTAAATTGAAGTTGTTTCTCTTCAGGAAAGAGTTCTCCACCATAGCCTCATTGTAGGTATTGGTATAAGAGAAACGCGCGGTAACTTTCTCATTTCCACCTGTCAAGGCCACGGTATTCACAAAGTTTCCTCCAGTATTGAAGAAGTCCTTTACATTATCTGGCTGAGCGGTATAAGGCTTGTTGGTTCCATCCCAATAAAGTTGGTCACTTCCATCCATTTTACCACCCCAAGAACCTCCAGTGGTACGGAGTTCATCGATTGAGGAAGGTGTTCTTCCTGCTGTACCTTGTCCATATTCGTTTTGGAACTCAGGAAGAAGCATTGGATTGGAAAATACAGAACTACTGGAGAAGTCTACTCCTATGCCTTTTCTGTTATTTCCTTTTTTAGTAGTGATCATAATCACACCATTTGCAGCCCTAGACCCATAAAGAGCTGCTGCATTTGGGCCTTTAAGCACAGTCATGGACTCAATATCATCCGGGTTCAAGTCAGAAATACCGGAACCAGTATTGGTACTGGTGTACATATTTCCTCCTTCACTAGTACTGGAATTGTCCATAGGGATACCATCCACTACATACAAAGGTTGGTTACTTTGTGTCAATGAGTTGTTACCACGAATGATCACACGGACACCGGCACCAGGACCTGAACCCGCCTCTGTGATGTTCACACCAGCCACTCTACCTTTTAGGTTTGAAACAGCACTTGGAGAAGCTTTTACTGCAGTTAGCTCTTCACCATCCACTTTTTGTACAGCATAACCAAGTGATTTTTTATCCTTCTCAATGCCGAAGGCAGTTACTACCACCTCACTTAACTGCTCCACATCCTGTGCAAGCACAACGTCGATAACTGTTTGGTTACTGACAGCTACTGTTTGCTCAACATAGCCTAAATAAGAAAATTTTAAAGATTGACCTGATTCAACATTGATAGTATAGTTACCATCCAAATCTGTAATGGTACCTTTACTTGTACCGACAATTGAAACACTTACTCCTGGAATAGGAGCTCCATCTTCATCACTGGTCACAGTACCTGTTATAGCAACAGGAGCCACAGCAGAAGTAGATAAACTCAAAGGTTGAGTTCCTTCACCTGCATAAAGCACATTTCCCGCAATCGGTTGCAGCATTGTACCGAAAACAGTCAATAACGTTACTGGCTTTAGTAATCGTAAAATTTTAGTTTTCATAAAACTGGTTTAAGGGTAAAAGGTTGAATAATAATGTTTTCAAATCACCAAGTGAATTGGTGAACCGTTACGCAAAAGCTTCAAAAAGCCAATAAATTGTCGGTGAAAATCACTGGCCTGGAACTGTTATATTGGGTTTTCCTAATTTTAAAGGAAAAAATTTCTTTAACTTTTCGTTAAAGGATTGTCAATGTATTGATTTTTTAAAATAAATCGAAACACATTTAAGATATTTTTTTAAAACAATCAGGAAATACCCTATAAACTGTTTATAGAAATGGATGATCGTAAAACAATGTTCAACAGCCATTATATAGTTTCAAATGGAATAAAAGCCACTTATTTAAAAAATAGGCTAGGTTTTATAGGATTTATTGAAAGAAATGAAAGTAAAAATGAAAGCTAAAAATGGACAAAAGTTGATTACTTAAATATGAAGTTAAAAAAAATTGCTTCAAAAGACTTAAAATACTTTATATATGTAAAAATTACTTATTTTGATATTGGACAAAGACTAAGTTTTCAATATTCCATCTTTATTACATTTCCAGACTAACCAGTCTTGAAGAGCTTTTAACCCGTTTTCATTCATCCACTGATATGTTTCAAGGTAAAATTCTTCTGATCTCTGGCAAATTTCCTGCTGAGTTAATTGCCTGGTGGGCTGGGTGACTTCCCATAAATAATTATAGCCACAAATTTGTATCAACTCCAACTCAGACAATAGTCTTTCCGGATTAGAAAGTTTACTGGCATTAGCATAAGCCATAAATTTTTCCTGATAATTTTCCTTCGCCACTGCGAGCAACTGAAGTAAGTCGTTCTTATTCATTTCCATGTTTTTAGGTTATCGGATTTGATTAGGGTCATCAACGATTGATGCAAAAATATTTAAAATCATGAACTAAGATAGTAAAACAAAATAAAATTCATTCCCACCTAAAAAGCCACTTACAAGCATTTGAAGGGATATTTTACGCTTATCTTAACTTGGAATTTCATAGACGAAAATTATGTGTATTTCAAAAGCAAAAAAGAAAACAAAAAAGTAAAGCACTAATTGACACATATTATCACTTTATTTTTGAATTTTTTAAATCAATGTCGGCAGTACTCCAAACTTCCACCAAATCATTCTCAATTTTCATGGCCAAATCAAGGTCACCATTAAATTGGTAAGCAGCCATAAGACCATGCAAAGCCCATCCATTTTTCGGGAAATTGGCCAGGTCCTCTTTATAGGTAAAAATTGCTTCTTCATAATTCTCCTGCAGTAATAGGGCAGACCCTAAGTAGTGCCTGACAGAAAAAAACCAATCTGGTGGCTCATTATAATTCAAATTATCTTCCATAGCTGTCGCCTCCCTAAACAATATTACACTGTTTTCTAAATCGTCTTCAGCAGCCATAATTTCAGCTTCCAATACTTTTTCAGCAATCTGAAGAAGATCATAGGTAGAGTTAATATCCCACACCGTGATTGTCTTAAAACTCTCATTGGATGATTTTTCTTTTAGCAATGTCAACTCTTTTTTTGCTTTAGATACCTCATCTTTTCCCAAAAAAGCCATTCCCCTTGCGTAGTTCCTGATGGCCTCAGGATAGCGCAGCACGCTATCCTCTGCTGGCATGGAGAGGATTTTTTCCCATTCACCAAACTTGACATAAACATAATAGGGAATGGTATAATAATGCTGTAAGGTCCCCCAACCGGGCTCCTTCATTACCAACTTATTGGTATGCTCTGTCAATTTCTCTGCCGCCAAAATAGCCCATTCCTTATTGCCCTCAAGAGTCGCCGTTGCTGCCATAAAATGATAATTATGAGGAAAATAAGCCAATGGATAAGCACCCTGGGCATGACATGCGCTGACATAAATACTATCAGCCTCCACTGCACGAATATTAGCTAATGTACCTTTGTGATATTCTCCAGTTCGGATATAAACATGGGAAGGCATATGAAGCAAATGCCCTGCGTTTGGCACTAAACCATCATCAAACACAGCTGCACTTCTGTTCGCTTGCTCAGGCTCCATAGAGGCTTCCACCGCGTGAATATACAGATGATGCCCTCCAGGATGATTCGGAGCCATCTCAAGGACATGATGGAGGGAGTTTAAAATTTCAGGAGTCCAAGTCTTCATTTCACCACCCTTGTCATAAAGATCCCAGGGATGCTGATCCATCAAAGATTCGGCATAAAGCGTGGCAATATGGGCATCTTCTGGAAATGCCAGTTGCGCCTCTTTCATGGCTTCAGAATAGGCTTGATCCAAGTGACTTCGATCCTCTGGTACTTCCAATGAATACCTTTTGGCCATAGCACTGATCAATACCTTTTCCTTTTCACTAACTCCTCCGGATTTTGAAACAGCTGTCTGAATAGCCTTGTAAGCTCTTTCATAATTATCCGCTTCCATTCCTGCGTTGTAGTTTGGTCCTAGAACATAGGCATAGCCCCAATAAGCCATGGCAAAGTCCGGATCAAGTTGACTGGCGTAATAGAAGGACCTGGCTGCCTCAGCATGGTTGAACCCATATGCCAAGACCAAACCTTGGTTAAAATACCTTTGTGCCAGCTCATTACTGGTACTCATCGGCCAATGTATTACGTCCAAACCTTCAAACAGAGGTGCCTTTGTTCCAGACTCATACCAAGCTACATCTGTTACGAGGGAATTAACCGAACATAAAGTGATGTCGCTAGCTGCAGCAAGTTTTTCTTCGGCTGGTTTTTGCTGACAAGAAAAAACCACAAATACAGATAAAAAGATGATAATTAACTTCATTGTGCTTATTCTTAAAACTGTATCAGTTTGCTTTGTAATTCATAAAAATCAGGAATATTCATGACCATAAAATCTTGTTACCAAACTATGAAATTCAACTCTTCTGCTTTGGTAAAATGTTCTGATTCACATGAAAGAAGTTATCAGGATCATATTTTGCCTTAATGGATGACAACTTTTCATAGTTTTGGCGATAAGAAGCCTTCACCCTACATGCCCCTTCCCCATCACCAAATCATAAAAACCCACTTCCACTTCAGTAAGGGCACATGGAACCGCACCATGAGCCATTTGATGAACGAGCTCACAAGTTTCCTTATCTGGACCCTCCACTAGGCAAAAAACTGTTCCGGCCTTTTCATTCACCCAAAACTGATGATACTTGACTCCGTACGCATCTTGAATCGCAACGTCGGCAATATGGGCAGTTTTTACATCCTCTATGGATAGGTGTTCAAATTGATGAAAATCCATAAATAGAGGCATAATAACGCATTATGATCTATATAAAGTTAAGAAATATTAACCGCACTTGAAAAGCACAAAACCAACTGATAATGAATGATTTAATAGCAATTATTAATGATCTAGAATAGGGTATGAAATTGGCTTCAGAAAGGAATAAAACAAAAAACCGGTGAAACCCAAACCAACTTTTGTTCGAGTAACACCGGCTTTAGTACAAAGCAAATAAAAAAATTATCTTTTTATTCCCATCCGTTAGTTTGCTCCAAGTTTGGATTCAGTGAAAGTTGATTCACTGGTACTGGGAAATAATAGTTCTTACTCTCATCAAACAGATAAGTCTGATCGGAAATGATATAACCTTCATTATTTAACTTAACATCTGAACCAACTTCATAAGCATCATAATTGGCAATATCCGTCGCATTGAACCTAATGCCCAAAACAGGCTCAGTAAGTTTCGCTCCTTCTTTCCATCGTATCAAATCGTCATAACGGAAGCCCTCAAAAGCCAATTCTACTCTACGTTCTCTTCTTATATCCGCAATAATACTTCCTTGGTTTAATACCAAATCAGCCACTCCTGCTTTGGCTCTCAGCAGATTGATCGTCATATCAACATCAGCTTGGGTAATACTTCCCAATTCCGCCTTAGCTTCGGCATAGATCAACAGCATCTCAGCATAGCGGATAAGTGGCGCATCCATATAGGCTCTATCCCAAGGAGCTGTTCTATCCTGCTCCTCATTATAGAATTTGGCCACTTGGTAACCTGAAGGAGAAGATTCATTGGAGCTCAAACCAATTGGATCAGAGTTTAGGTATAGTTGACCATCAACGAAATAGGTCTCTGGCTGCGCAAAAGTACCTGCCAAACGCTTATCTCTATTGGCAAATTCATCTTCAATAGTAGCGTCACCTTGGTATAAAGGACTCTCTTCAATCGATAGACCATCCACACACAGGTAATCATTGATCAAGCTCTTTGTACCTCCAAATTCAGTACCCTCAGTATGGGTCAGTACATTTGAGGCATTGTGATAGATCTGCAAAGCATCATCATAATCTCTGTAAAAGACGATTTCGTCATTTCCTGCCAAATTCATATTGGCAAACAAAGCATTATAATCACCATTTACATCAATGCTATAATTACCCGAATTCATCAATGCTTCAGCAGACTCAGCTGCAGCTTGCAAATAGACTTGCTCATTTCCAAGTCCATGATACTTTCTGAAAGTCCCTTCATGGAGCATGATTCGTGCCCTGTAGGCATTGGCAATGTCTTTGGTAAAGCGGTTGCTTTCTGCTGTGTTTGCCATCCATTGTACGGCAAAGTCCAAATCTGACTTGATGAAAGCCATCACTTCGTCACGGCTGGACTGTGCCTCATATAACAACGGGTCAGTATCTGTAAGTACATGGTCCACTATTGGAAGTTTTCCATATAACTTTAACTTGTCATAATACTCTAATGCTCTCAGCAATCTAGCCTCTGCTATATAAGGATTTTTAGCAGCTTCCTCAATATCTGACGCAGCGCTATTTTCCAACATCTGATTGATATCCCTTATCAGATCCCAGTCCCAGTCTTCACGACCAGGCGTGTTGGCTGTATTAATCCCCAAACGAACATCCTCTGGAGACTGAACAAAGGAATTATCACTTAAATTATCATCAGTTAGTATCCCCGCATTGAATCCTCCTCTAAAGCCTTTAGTAGCAAAATAGGATGCATAAAGCTGGTTATTATAGACCTGAAGGTCTGAGGCACTTTTCCAGAAAGTATCATCATTGATCTGTGTTTCCGGAAAAGTATCTAAAAATTCGTCATTACACCCTGTCGCAAATGCAAGACAGGCCAATAGATATATTGCTGTTTTTTTCATGTCTTTGTGTTTTTAGGGTTGATTAGAAACTAAGACTTAGCCCAAAGGAAATTCTTCTGGACAATGGATAGAGCTTACCAGACTGGTCTCCCCCATTGCTAAAGCTTGCACTCCCAAGGTTATCTTGGTTAGGATCAAGCACTTCAGGATCAAAATTCTCATTAAGCTTCGTAAAGGTCAAGAGGTTTTCTCCAGAAACATACACCCTCATCCCTCCAATTTTAACTCTCTCTAGCATAGCAGAAGGTAAGGTATAACCTATAGTTAGATTTTTAAGTCTCAAGTAGCTAGCATCTTGTAGGTACCTGGTTTGTACTTGTGTGTTTCTGTTAGTTACTTGCCCTTGACTTGGACGGAAGTAATAGGCATCCCTATTTTCTGGAAGGCCATCTGATCCGTCACTCCAAGTCTCATTATAGACATTATCCAAAACGATCACATTACCATAACCTCCTGTACTTCCAAACATCAAAGGACCATCCAACCAGAAATCTCTTTTACCAATTCCTTGGAAGAACATGCTTAAATCGAAATTCTTGTAATTCAAACCACCTCTGATACCATATAAATACCTTGGAGAAGCATTACCAATGATCCTTCTATCTCCAGAATCATCCACTGTACCAGCACCACCATTGATGGAGCCATCATTGTTGAGGTCAGCATAATGTACATCTCCTGGTGCAATCAGATTGCCACCACCAAGTTGAGCATGATCAGCAGCATTATCGATTTCCTCTTGGTTTTGGAAAATACCCACCGTTTCATATCCCCATATTTCTCCTAATGTTTGACCTACATAATAGCCACCTGAGAAAGAATTTGTTGGATTTTCATATCGAGTAATTTCACCTTTGGAGTCTGAAACTACTACATTCAAGTTATAGCTTAGCTCACTATTG harbors:
- a CDS encoding nickel-binding protein; the protein is MDFHQFEHLSIEDVKTAHIADVAIQDAYGVKYHQFWVNEKAGTVFCLVEGPDKETCELVHQMAHGAVPCALTEVEVGFYDLVMGKGHVG
- a CDS encoding BBE domain-containing protein, translated to MKASYRQNYEKLSSIKAKYDPDNFFHVNQNILPKQKS
- a CDS encoding RagB/SusD family nutrient uptake outer membrane protein, encoding MKKTAIYLLACLAFATGCNDEFLDTFPETQINDDTFWKSASDLQVYNNQLYASYFATKGFRGGFNAGILTDDNLSDNSFVQSPEDVRLGINTANTPGREDWDWDLIRDINQMLENSAASDIEEAAKNPYIAEARLLRALEYYDKLKLYGKLPIVDHVLTDTDPLLYEAQSSRDEVMAFIKSDLDFAVQWMANTAESNRFTKDIANAYRARIMLHEGTFRKYHGLGNEQVYLQAAAESAEALMNSGNYSIDVNGDYNALFANMNLAGNDEIVFYRDYDDALQIYHNASNVLTHTEGTEFGGTKSLINDYLCVDGLSIEESPLYQGDATIEDEFANRDKRLAGTFAQPETYFVDGQLYLNSDPIGLSSNESSPSGYQVAKFYNEEQDRTAPWDRAYMDAPLIRYAEMLLIYAEAKAELGSITQADVDMTINLLRAKAGVADLVLNQGSIIADIRRERRVELAFEGFRYDDLIRWKEGAKLTEPVLGIRFNATDIANYDAYEVGSDVKLNNEGYIISDQTYLFDESKNYYFPVPVNQLSLNPNLEQTNGWE